ctctcaatttctctcagtcctatcttaaagaaaagaaaaaaggaaaaatagctgccTGGAGGAGTGAATTCCTAgtaggcacagagccctggtggcaaaataaaaaagagagacaatcagaaattgaaagggaaggggaggatagagaggaagagaaacacctgcagccctgcttcaccacttgtgaagctttccccctacaggtgggggccaggggcttgaacacaggtccctgtgcattcattgtaatatgtgagctcaaccaggtgtgccaccacctgtgccctctctctttatctgtcttatttctctcttttcttgttgctcttcctctttccctttttattgccatcagtgttatcactgagacttggtgctggcactatgaatccaccactcctggtagccattattACTTTtactaaataggacagagagaaattgagaggggagggggaaattgagaaggagagagaaagatagatatctgcaacttgtttcactgcttgtgaagcttcctccctacaggtggggagcaggtgctcgaactcagatccttgggcatggtaacatctatgctcaaccaggtacaccactgcacccccctctctttttattaaaaattatttatttatttatgaagaggacaagaaagaatcagagcatcactccagcacgtgggatgccagggattgaactcaggacctcatgcttgagaaatccagtgctttatccactgcaccaacttccAGGCCACCCTCATTTGTCTGTCTGCCCTTCTAGTCTGTCTCGATCTTGGCTTCTCTGTTTGGCTCTGTCTCTGATGGATTACAtctccccctgcaccccaccgCCATCACTATGAGTCCCCCCTCTGAGGTTTCCATCACCCTAGTCTTGGCCCCTCACTGCAGGACAACCCTTCAACCCCTCCCTGCTGCTCGCCCAAGCCACCTCCAACATTGTCTGCTCCCTCACCTTTGGCATCCGCTTCCCCTACGAGGATGAGGAGTTCCAGGCCGTGGTGCAGGCAGCCAGTGGTGTCCTGCTGGGGGTCAGCTCCCCATGGGGCCAGGTGAGCAGGTGGACCCTCCTCTCCAGCCTCCTTCCCCAAAACTTCCTGCCCACATCCCAGGAAAGCCCGGTAACCCCCACCTGCCTGGTTGGCCCCGCTTCACCCTGAGAAACAGCCACCATTGCCCTTCTCCCTGCAGGCCCAGGAGATGTTCCCCCAGCTCCTGCAGGCCCTGCCCGGCAGTCAGACACAGCTCCTGGGCCACGTGGGTATCCTGGCTGCCTTCGCCGCCAGGCAGGTGCAGCAGCACCGGGGGAGCCTGGACACCTCGGGCCCTGCACGTGATGTCGTGGACTCCTTCCTGCTGAAGATGAAGCAGGTATAGAGGTTTGGGAGTGGGCACCCTCCTGAATGGGGCTGGTGGGTCCCCACCTGGGTGAGTCCAGAAATCCCCCCTCAGGTCTGGCACGATTGCTCACCcaggtagtgcaatgctttgCCATCCACACACAGGGCCCAGGAAACTCTAgtcctgtggtatctttcccaattaaaaaaataaataaatgaaggggcactgtttctgtctctctctctctcttatttgtttatttagttattggataaagaaagataaattaagaggtaaggggagacagagagagggagaagatacctgcagccctgtttcaccactgaagcttccccctgcaggtgggactaggggcttgaacctagacctAGTGCATTGTAATGGTGTGTGTTCAATTAGTTATACCGCCGccaccacccttttttttttttaagatttatttataaatgaaaaagagcAGGGaaaagtgagagaaccagagcatcactctgacacatgtggtcAAACTCAGTCCAACTTTCTAACTACTCCACCTACCTCCCTGGCACTATCTCTTGTCTTTCtgtcactttttttgtttgtttgtttgtttgccactagAGTTTATCATTGGGACTCTCAGATGACTCTACCATTCTTCACGGCCACTTTTCCTTTTattctgagagacagagatggagaaaaacagagagacagagggagagagatctgcagtactgctccaccactcatgaaggaccagggccttgaacttgagcccttgtgcttggtaatgtgagGGCTctgccagatgcgccaccaccctccCCCGTTTCTTTTGCCAACAGCATTGCTGTGACTCTGTGACTGCATGGTGTAGTGggatttcttcttgttttttcttctctccatttttttttttttttatccaatagaaggtttgagagagggagagagacacctgcagtattaccCCCagcactaacacacacacacacacacacacacacacacacacacacacacacacacacacacacgaagcttccccctgcagatggggaccagggatttgaagctgggtccttgcacctggtaaagtgtgctTTCTActgaatgcaccactgcccatgtcccctgctccccccctttctatctggaaaaaaaaaatcagccaagaGGAGTGAAGCCCAGCAACCACGCAACCTCTGTGTGCACATCACTTCTCAGCGTGTGCTGTTCTGTCTCTCTacatccccacctcccacccctgcaTGGGTTTGACTCCCTTacacccctcctccttccttcatgccctgtgccctgtgcccagTCTTCTGCCGCCAACAACTCCCACCATCACTCCACCCTCCCACACCTGCATATTTCCTCTCATCCcagtgtattattatttttaagatagtggggggggggagagagaagcactACAATATTATTCCATGGCTCAAGAAGTTTACTCTTTGCAGGTGATTGCATGTGGTGGCAGATATTAGAACCTATGTtttcatgttaaaatgtgcagtctatcagggtccaggcagtgacgcacctgttaccaagtgcaaggatctgcgttccagccccagctccccgcctgtagggggaggcttcacaagtggtgaagtgggggagtcgggctgtagcgcagcgggttaagcgcaggtggcgcaaagcacaaggactggcataaggatcccggtttgaaccccggctccccacctgcaggggagtcacttcacaggcggtgaagcaggtctgtaggtgtctatgtttctctcctcctctctgtcttcccctcttctctccatttctctctgtcctatccaacaacgacaacaacaataatagctacaacaacaacaaaaaaaaaaaacaagggcaacaaaagggaataaataaataaaataaatattaaaaaaaattaaaaaaaaaaaacaagtggtgaagtgggtctgcaggtacctcttttcctctttctctctctttccatccctctcaatttcccttttctatccaattaaaaaaataaataaataaataaaggggccaggcagtagcacagcaggttaagtgcccatggcacaaagtataaggaccagcataaggatcctggttcgaacccccagttcccacctgcaagaggaaagcttcatgagcaatgaagcaggactacaggcatCTCTTTCTCGCCCACtctacctcaatttctctctgtctctatccagtagataaaataaagtaaaataaaagaaacccaGGTGATCGATATGTATATTATATGTGATTTTTACTACAAGTAAGATGATCTTGGGGCCAGGGAgaaggctcagtgggtagagcatgggtgaggccctgggcttgaacctggtaccaGATATGGTGAAGTAaagttctagtctctctcttaattaagataaatgagagagagagagagagagaagtagaagggggccagagatagttcaccagctgagtgccacttaaaaaaaaaattttttttgccgcCATGGTTATCCTTAGAGCTAGGCAGTGTCAgtctactatgaatccaccactcctgacactttcctttctacttttttttttaaattatctttatttgtgtattggatagaaacagccagaaatcgagtgagaagagggtgatagggaaagcgaaagagagacatctgtaacactatttcaccacatgcaaagttttccccctgcaggtggggactgggggagctcaaacctggggtccttgtgcattgtaacatgtgtgctcaactaggtgcaccaccatctgtcccctgttttttctttttcttttctttttttttttcttttgcctctggcattatcactggggctcagtgccttcactacaaatccactgctcctggaggccatttttttcccactttactgcccttgttgctattgttgttgttattattattgttattcctgttgttgttggataggtcagagagaaatcgagaggggggtaagacagagaaggggagaggaagatagacacctacacacctgctttaccgcttatgaagcatggtagcatgtgagtTCAacatcaccgcccagccccctttctgttttgtttttatagaaacaaaaggggagagaggcagagagagagagagaaacaacagcaccaaaacttcctccagtgcagtgggggccgggttcaaacctgggacaAGCATATGGCAAAGCGGTGCACTATCCAcaggagctatttctccagccctgagCTTGATGGTTTTGGAGCGGGCTGTGCTGGACCTCTTCTCCCCACATCCTTGTGTTCTCTGAGCCCCTCTGCCTGGTTTCTCCCAGGAGGAGCATGGCTCCAGCACTGAGTTCACCGACAAGAACTTGCTGATGACAGTCATCTACCTGCTGTTCGCCGGGACGGTCACAGTCAGTGCTACCGTCCAATACACACTCCTGCTTCTGCTAAAATACCCTCACATCCAAGGTAAGAGCCATCACCACCCACCAGGCCCTGAGAGCGAGAGCCTAGAGGCAAGAAGGAGCCCAGCATCTGGGGTGCCTGGGGAGGGAGAAGCAGTCAGGGGGTACAGGCTGCAGCATGATGGTGGGTGGAAACGAGACAGGAGCTGTCTCAGGGCCTTGGGGGTGAGttgtacattcttttttaaaaaaatttatttatttattaattcccttttgttgcccttatgttgttgttgttgttattgttggatcagacagaaagaaatggagagaggagaggaagacagagagcaggagagaaaggcagacacctgcagacctacttcaccgcttgtgaagcaactcccctacaggtggggcgccaggggcttgaactgggatctttaatccagtccttgcgctttacccgctgcactaccgcccaacttcctgtaCATTCTTTAAGATATATGaacaaggggtcaggcagtaagtagcacagaaggttaagcacacgtggcgcaaagcgaaaggaccagcataaggatcccgcccagttcgagcccccggctccccacctgcaggagagtcgcttcacaggtagtgaagcaggtctgcaggtgtttgtctttctctccccctctctgtcttcccctcctctctctatgcctctctgtcttatccaacaatgacaacattaagaacaacaacaatttaaaaaaaaaaagggcaacaaaagggaaaataaatattttttttaatttcaaaaaataaaaaaagatatgaacAATTGGGGATAGTGGTGGGATCTTgagcaggggagggagaggtcaAATTCACCTTTTAGAAAAATGCTAGGAGCTGGAGGGattgcctggtggtggtgcacccagttgagtgcatacattagcaTGCACCAGGTTCAGTcaggcccccccgccccccatctgTACCTGCAGAGAGGTAATGGAGCAGCTCTgcaagcgtctctctgtctctctatctccccctcctctctcaatttctctctgcatatccaataaagaaaagggaaaatctggggactgagagatagctcccctagcagagcacatgccttactgGGCTTTAGACCTTGAGCTtgaggcccagcaccacatggacagtactgggggagcttcatggtggagtgatgctgtggtgtttctccctctctttctctctttcaaggaaataagaatgaaaacaaaGAAGGGAGACCTCAAAAGGCCACTCAGCAGCAGTATCATGCCTCCACAAAGCCCAgggtccattctttttttttactttatcaactatttggtttttgcctccagggttatcactggggcccagtgtgccagcactatgaatccactgctcctggcagccatttttccctctccccctgccccctccattttgttcaataggacagagagaaagtgagaggaaggagggatagagagggaaagagaaagatagacacctatagacctgcttcaccacttgtgaagcttccccgctgcagttgtggagcaggagctcgaacctcgggaccttgcacaggttctttcttcacagtactatgtgcgcttaactaggtgtgccttcCCCTGGCCCCCTCaatgatttgtttattttgataggacagagagaccttggcaggggagggggaaatagggagagaaacagagagacacctgaaggcctgcctcatcactcatgaagctacctCCCAGGTTCAGGCATTCAGagaggtgcgtcaccacctaatCCTGgttctgtgatatctctctcttcctctttctctctctgtgcctctgtttcTACCTGATtaagtcatcccagagcagtgaagcctcaagTGATGACCAAGAAGAAGATACAGTTTTCCTGAGGGAGGCTCACAGTCCCTGCCTTCCCTGTGACCAACCCCCCTCTCTTCTTGGGTGCAGAGCGCATGAGGGAAGAGCTGACCCGGGAGCTGGGGGCCGGCCGGGCACCAGGCCTGGGGGACCGAGCCCGCCTCCCGTACACGGACGCGGTTCTGCATGAAGCACAGCGGCTGCTGGCACTGGTACCCATGGGGGTGCCCCGCGCCCTCACCAAGACCACCTGCTTCCGAGGGTACACCCTGCCCCAGGTGGGTGCAGCTGTGCCAGCCTCGGGCTGGTTCCACCCCTGGTCGAAAGGACTTTTTCTAGATTTAGGTCTCAATTCCTTTTTcccgatctctctctctttctctctccaattacatatatatatatagtcttcctCTCTtacccctatctctctctctctcatcttggtctctttctctctcatcttgctctcttttcctgtttctcct
The DNA window shown above is from Erinaceus europaeus chromosome 2, mEriEur2.1, whole genome shotgun sequence and carries:
- the LOC103125772 gene encoding cytochrome P450 2S1 isoform X2, encoding MEAPCTCALLLALLLLLLALLLPRIRTPGRLPPGPAPLPLLGNLLQLWPGALYSGLLRLSRRYGPVFTVHLGPWRHVVVLVGHDAVREALGEQAEEFSGRGVLATLDGTFDGHGQPFNPSLLLAQATSNIVCSLTFGIRFPYEDEEFQAVVQAASGVLLGVSSPWGQAQEMFPQLLQALPGSQTQLLGHVGILAAFAARQVQQHRGSLDTSGPARDVVDSFLLKMKQEEHGSSTEFTDKNLLMTVIYLLFAGTVTVSATVQYTLLLLLKYPHIQERMREELTRELGAGRAPGLGDRARLPYTDAVLHEAQRLLALVPMGVPRALTKTTCFRGYTLPQGTEVFPLLGSVLHDPEVFERPEEFNPDHFLDTDGQFKKQEAFLPFSLGKRVCLGEGLARAELFLLVTAILQGCHLDSPCPPGALHLQPAISGLFNIPPAFQLQVQPR